TTGGAAATAGACCGACTCATGCTAGGGCGCACTGAAATATTTCGTCAAGCCATTGTTGCGCACTATGACAATTATGATTTCCACGAGGCGGTTAGGCGGTTACATCGTTTTTGTTCTGTGGAGCTGGGTAGCTTTTATTTGGATATTCTCAAAGACCGGTTGTACACTTGCCCGCAAAATTCTCATTCCCGCCGTTCGGCACAAAGTGCGTTGTATCACATTACTGAGTTGCTGATTAAAGCGATAGCGCCGGTATTGTGCTTTACCGCCGATGAAGCGTGGCGGGCGTTAGTCGGTGATGAAGAAGACAGCCCTCTATTGCATACGTGGGAGGCGTCATTGCCGCAGGCAGATGATGGCGAAGTATTGGCAAAAAAATGGATGGCGATTGATGAGTGGCGTGCGTTGGCGCTACGTGAAATTGAAGTTCAGCGCGCTGCCGGTAACATTCGTTCGTCATTGGAGGCGGAAGTGGAGTTTGCTGGTGACGCAGATTCGCTATCTTCACTACAATCGCTCGGAAGCGAGGCTCGACATGCGTTTATTGTTTCTGCCGTATCTTTCGTGGAGCAACCGGACTCAACGCCAGCAGTTACGGTGCGCAAGTCGGCACACACAAAATGCGCGCGTTGTTGGCACCACGAAGCCGATATTGGTGTACACGTAGTGCATGCAGAATTGTGTGGCCGCTGCGTGGCAACATTGAGTGGTAGCGATGGTGGTCGTCGTTTTGTTTAGAGTGTATTAGATTCAAAAACGCATGCGCGTGTGGCAATGGCGAGCGGTGCTGGTAGTGTTGATTATTGTCGTTGCTGACCAGTGGACTAAGTGGTTGGTAGTGCATTCATCGCTGACTCAGCAATCGATTGAGTTAACACCATTTTTGCGTCTGGTGTACGCCGAAAACACCGGTGCTGCATTTAGTTTTCTCGCTAATGTTGGCGACTGGGGGCGTTGGTTATTGCTGGCGGCGTCTTTTTTTATTTGTGTGATATTACTTGTTTGGTTGCAACGTGCTACTCGTCCGATAGAAATCACTGCGCTTATTTTGATTCTCGGTGGGGCAGTGGGTAATGTAATTGACCGCGTGCGACAGGGTTATGTAGTAGATTTTATAGATATACATATTGGCACGTATCATTGGCCAGCGTTTAATATTGCTGATTCTGCTATCACCGTTGGCGCAGTTGTATTGGTGTTGGTGGTTTTTGCTGGAGAAAAAAAAGACAGCGAATAGTGAATGTTTTATTAACGTTGTCCTTCTAAAAACAGTCGGTACGCCGGGTTATTTACTTCCAACGTGTGGGGATAACCCACGTCGCGCAAAAATTTGTCAAACTGTTTTCTCTCCGCCGGAGGTACTTGCATTCCCACC
This genomic interval from Candidatus Persebacteraceae bacterium Df01 contains the following:
- the lspA gene encoding signal peptidase II, giving the protein MRVWQWRAVLVVLIIVVADQWTKWLVVHSSLTQQSIELTPFLRLVYAENTGAAFSFLANVGDWGRWLLLAASFFICVILLVWLQRATRPIEITALILILGGAVGNVIDRVRQGYVVDFIDIHIGTYHWPAFNIADSAITVGAVVLVLVVFAGEKKDSE